GCTCACATTGTCCAGCGCTGAGGCGATCATTTCCTCTTCGCTGTGAGACTGCAGCTGCACCACCATCACGCCACTATCAAAAACACGCAGCCTGCGCAAGGCAAAAATTGTGTCATATTAAAATGATTTTGCAatctttttttctccatcttTTGCCATATACGTGAATGACTAGTATGTACGACTATTAGGTGTAGCTTGGTGCAAAATCCCAGGAAGTGACAGGAAGGGGTCAAGATTTTCAAAAACAGGAAGCCTGACAGGAAAAGCCTGGCTGGGTCTTCTGTGTAGGTCGACCAGGGGCGACTCGAGGCTCAGAGGGTTATGGGTGCCACTTTGAGCTTATGTGGGCAGTGTggtaggatttatttatttatttatttatttttaagacaaCTCACCTCAGTGGGAGCTTCAAGGACTCAAACATCTTGCATGCATTCAATAAATCTTCTGGAGAtaaaagctgtttaaaaaaacaaaaacaaaaaaaaacccattcaactttggttgtatttttattgatttttgacaaTAGGATTACCTCCATGCCTCGAGCCCGGTTGACCAGACAGTACACTTCGGACAGCGCCATCATCCCTCCCCGCTCCTGAGAACATATCAAACAGCGGAAAGGTGTTGTGTGATAAACTGAGAAGGGATTTAAGATGGCGGCCTGCGTGGTATCTCATGCTCACTTCCAGAGGGGCCTGGAGCATATCTCCCAGTTGTTTAGCCAGCTGCATGTGGTAATGCGTGCCTGAGCCATGCGTTTCCCGGGTGACGGGGTTGGCGATACCCATGCTCAGCAGGTAGGACTTAAAGCGGATGGTCTTCAAAGTAGAAATAATCACGTTATTGTGTGTCATATGTGAAAGAATCCAACTTGGTGAGCTCTTGTTGTCACCTCATCCTCGGTTATGTCCCCTTGCTTGTCTTTTATCTTGTTTGCTATAGATTTGGACAGCTCGACCATCTCTTTGGCCTGTTTTTACAGCGAGGGAACACATAGTAATCAACCAGTAAATAAATCTAATTGTTTATATCATACAAACAAAGTGAAAAAAGATACACGTGTTCTTTACCTTTACCATCAGCTTACTGAGATCCTCAAAggcctaaaaaaatacaataaaaggcACACCATTGATACAATTCAGAAGCATGTTTATATCAAAATCGTTGATTCATTAATTgctagtgcatttttctttactTTCACCACGACAATAGACCGAACATGGTCAGCCAACTTATTTTAAAACACCTCTGAGATGTTTTTGTCCGTTTCTTTCCTCCTCTCCTCGATCTTCCGCTCAATGCCGACAATCCCGACTGCTCGCGTCTTTCCTGCCTGCAAGACCACAATggagaaggaaaaagaaaaaaaaatgtgaacgttTTGAGAGCAAAGGATACACGAGAGCAAGGAACAAATTGCAGTTAGCGGCTAGCTAAACATGCGTATATTTACAGCAATAAGAAATGTCGAGCTGCTGATCATAGGCTGCATTTATAAATTAATGTGAGTGCAGCACACATTAAAGTTTTACTTCTTATTTTAAAATGGTTTACCTTAATCACAATCTTGCATTGCATTGTTGCCAAAGGTACAATCCTGGTGGATTAATGCGCTTTATAAATAGTTGTTATTCAAAATGAAAGTTAGTTGCCATGACTACCGTTGCATCTTCTTTGCcttcttcttttaaaatagaagaagactaaagaagaagatgaaggcgATGACGACAAAGAAGAAGCAATGTTAGCCATGACAACTAACTTTCAGGTTGCACAACAATTTACAAAGCGCATTATTCCACCAGGAGTGTACATGCAATGCAACGCAGGATTCTGGTTAGGGTAAGCCatttagaatttaaaaaaaatccgtcaTCCTTGTGCGATGCTGGAGGCAACATGCACTCCTGCACCCCAACACTCTGAATAACTGAAGGCACATTTGAGCACCATTCTGAGTTTCCGAATGGTCTTGAGTGAAGTGGCAGGAATTTTGGGGGCGACAGCTCTAATGTTCATggtatctgttttttttgtgtgaaacaaattaaaagaagaaaaaaaaatacacattttactTCAGTTGTAGAAGTTATGGTCACAAATGAAAACCTGCAAAGTCGTATTATCAGAACTGCAATTTAGCAAGAGAATActataatgtatttttgtggtGATTGTTCCATACTGTTAAATACTGCTTGCATGAATGTAATTTAGATTGGAGGGGATGTAAACCAAAGTGGCAAAGTACCCATATGGCTGGTTCCAAAACAAGTCTGCATCTGAAATGGATGCAACACTGCCATCCTGTGGGACAAGTTTTAAAAGGGGAGTGGCCTGCGAAATTGCCTTTTCACTCCTCCATCCAAAAGTCCAAGGCAGAAATAAATGACAGGGGTGTACAAACCTGTAATCCGACTTCTGTTGGGACGCGTTGGGAATCGGGTGTATTCTGCCATCTCTTCTGAGTCATCTCCTCATTTAGCCTCCTGAAAAACTAAAGATTAAATTGCACCATAAAGTAgacatattatggaaaattggCTTTTTAAATGCTTCCACACCAATCGTTGGGTCTCTGAAGTGCCCGCCCGGCGCACACTTATTAAGTGTAGAATTTAAACAAGTGGGATTTACCTCAATCTGTCCATGTTCTTTAAAAGAGAGTTTGATGTAGGAAAACTTGCTGTGTTGGTAGGGACCTTGCTCCTTGTTGGCTGGTGCTGGATGAAGGTGTATCACAATTTTTGCACTgcaacaaatgaaaacaatacattaaacaaaatatgaatTGAATGCAAATACATACAATGCTCTTTAACAGCAAGGTCACATACACTTCAAAACACATGTGCAGTATACTACTTTACTCACCTCTTCCCTATTCCTGCAGCCTGctcctcaaaaaataaaatttgtgaCAATGGTATGGAAATACAGCAGTCCTGTGATAAAGAACAGACATTCACAAGTCCCAATGAGACAGAACACGAAAATAtgtgtatgttttgttatgtttacACTTTGCAATTTCTCAGCGCCCTTACATGGTTTTTACTGTCCCTCCAAATCAGGCGATGGGTGCTCAGCAACGCAATTCCAACATCTAGTTTAGCCTACAACAGTGCAAGAAACCAAGTTCCGCATACACTGAATCTGACATGAATGTACGTAGAATGCGGAGTAGGAATATTATACCTTGTCGTCGCCATCATACAATCTGACGCCACGCTGCTGTATTACTAAAgtctcatttatttccaaaaggcCGTTTGACCACGAAAACCGATCCATTTCTTGTGATACTGGCGTCAGATAGTttcttgcaaaataaaaaataaaacaatcagtGGGGCGTCTTATCTTATGTTTACTTCCTGTTCATACTTAGTCTAAGAGGGCCCCGGCGCTGCCTATTGAAAAAGTCCAAATTATActgctaaaaatatatatttttattaattatgacataattaacattttaaagtatatatataatattttttacttttatattgtctatatattttttaaatatttacattttgtacATATTTTTCTAGCTGGCGTTCTGTCGAGCTGCCTTGTAGAGGTCCTTGAACGTGTTGGCGTGCTAGCGGCAGCTGTCATTTGTAGCTAGCATATGAGCTATCGTCCCCGTcgcgtttttttgttaattttgttattttatgccattattttaatattttctggTATCGAATTTAAAAGAACACAAATGAAACGGACGATGAAACATTTTTCCAGCTGCATAACGCCTTTTAGTTCAACCATAGTTGTAAACGGAGCAGCGAAAGTTGACTAGCTTGTTGTTGGGGATGTGAAGCAGGCAGGTTGTGCACTGCACCTCGAAATTAtcgcttctcttttttttggaagtcattGTTCCAACGGGGGAAAAGTTGTGTCGCGTGAGATGAATGTGAAGTACCATAAATGTATTGGTATTATTCAATGGTTTATGAATATGCCAGCATAGTTTGGCGTTACATCATTTGAAATTATTGTGAATCACGATATTTGCATAGTGGATTTACCACGCCTgtggtacatttaaaaaaaacaaaacgaaaaaaaaatatcttttaattGTATCACCATGGATAAGAAGTCATTTGACATCGTCATAGATGAAATAAAGAAGGTAAAATTTgtttggtggaaagaaaattcacacaattgtGATGAACACTCAATCAACAATACGGTTTCTAATTTCTcaatttgtgcatttttcagTGTGTCCTGACTGATCAGCGGATTAAAGCCATTGAGCAGGTCCATGGATACTTCTCCAGCGAACAGGTTATCAGATAGAAACACGGATAGATCAAATTTGTATTATGATTAATAGATCAAATTCACAAACTTATATGAAGCAGTCTCACGTTGTAAGATGTCTTCTTTATGTACAGGTCATGGACATACTGAAATACTTCTCATGGGCAGAACCTCAAATTAAAGCAGTAAAAGCTCTGCAGCATGTAAGCAATGTTTTATAGACGACGGTCTTGCCATTCTGTTATTTTCTCAtgtttaatagattttttttttcttgtagaaAATGGTCGCAATCCCCACCACCAAAGTTGCGAACATTCTGAATTGCTTCACCTTTTCAAAGGACAGAATTATTGTCTTGGAGCTGATTGCTTTGTGAGTgcactctcaactcaactcaactcaactcaactttatttataaagtgctttaaaaacaggcataactgtatacaaagtgctgtactttAGCTAATATAACACTAGGCGTCTTGGAAGATCATCCTATTTGGTTAATTCAGGTGTGAAATTGTTGGATTTCCATAGCAACTTTTTGTCTACTTTGCAGGAATATTTCAGATGCACAAAATTACCGTCCTGTCGAGGATTTGTTTCGCATACACTTGTCGGAGAAGAAGCGTGCTCGCAGGATTCTGGAACAGGTATTTATATATACAGTCAGACATTGCTCTATCTTGTGTTAGGatgaatgattttgtttttccaaaagaTCAGTGATGAATGTTACATATAATCTCTACGAACATACCACATTCACTTAACGTTATTTTCCAAGGTATGTAAAGTGGGTTGCAAGGCTCCTGTAGCCATGATCTCATCCTGCGGTATGATACCAGGAAATCCATATCCGAAAGGCAGACCCAGTCTGGTTACAGGCACATTCCCGGTAAGTCACATAAGGTTCTTGACTGTATACAGAATTTTTCCCCAGATGCAGATATTCTTAgattctgtttaatcaaaatcatGTTTActgttaatgatttttttttccattgagctccatgttgacgttttttttgttgtttttttttttcaaatccaatCTAGACACATTGAAGGTTTGGAATCAGTGTCACGATCTGCTTGTATTGTTGAAAATGCGATGCAATACCTACAATCTTTGATATATGGTAAAGGGCTGACGCTGAaccaaatctgattttttttttgttccttgtATCACAGGGAATCCCTCCCTTAAAGAAAGAGGGAGAGAAGAAAGATGACCCTTCTAACAGTATGGAGGGGAAAGGGATTGCTTCTCGCATAATCGGACATTCCAAACCAGTAATGAGCACTCCAAAACTAGAACTGCCTGATATGTGAATgacttcttttcattttattatgacTTGTCTTTCAGTTCCCTTCAAGTTACAACCCTCATCGGCCCGTGCCCTACCCCATACCCCCGTGCAGACCTCATGCTACCATTGCACCAAGTAAGAGGCAAAGCTAGTCCCTGCTCTAgactgatgacaaaaaaaaaaggttcagtgGTGGGCGTAAAGTCAGATCT
The Festucalex cinctus isolate MCC-2025b chromosome 18, RoL_Fcin_1.0, whole genome shotgun sequence genome window above contains:
- the vps36 gene encoding vacuolar protein-sorting-associated protein 36, with translation MDRFSWSNGLLEINETLVIQQRGVRLYDGDDKAKLDVGIALLSTHRLIWRDSKNHDCCISIPLSQILFFEEQAAGIGKSAKIVIHLHPAPANKEQGPYQHSKFSYIKLSFKEHGQIEFFRRLNEEMTQKRWQNTPDSQRVPTEVGLQAGKTRAVGIVGIERKIEERRKETDKNISEAFEDLSKLMVKAKEMVELSKSIANKIKDKQGDITEDETIRFKSYLLSMGIANPVTRETHGSGTHYHMQLAKQLGDMLQAPLEERGGMMALSEVYCLVNRARGMELLSPEDLLNACKMFESLKLPLRLRVFDSGVMVVQLQSHSEEEMIASALDNVSEKGSLTAEEFAKLLGLSVLLSKERLLLAEKMGHLCRDDSVEGLRFYPNLF